A single window of Streptomyces griseoviridis DNA harbors:
- a CDS encoding uracil-DNA glycosylase: protein MAPRPLHEIVEAGWADALEPVAGRIAEMGDFLRAEIGAGRTYLPAGANVLRAFQQPFDEVRVLIVGQDPYPTPGHAVGLSFSVAPDVRPLPGSLINIFREMNTDLGLPQPSNGDLTPWTRQGVLLLNRALTTAPRKPGAHRDKGWEAVTEQAIRALAGRGKPLVSILWGRDARNLRPLLGQLPSVESAHPSPMSADRGFFGSRPFSRANDLLVGQGGQPVDWRLP, encoded by the coding sequence GTGGCACCACGACCTTTGCATGAGATCGTCGAAGCAGGCTGGGCGGACGCCCTCGAACCCGTCGCGGGACGGATCGCCGAGATGGGGGACTTCCTGCGCGCGGAGATCGGCGCGGGACGCACCTACCTCCCGGCCGGGGCGAACGTCCTGCGCGCGTTCCAGCAACCCTTCGACGAGGTACGCGTCCTGATCGTCGGTCAGGACCCCTATCCGACCCCCGGGCACGCGGTGGGCCTGTCGTTCTCGGTGGCGCCCGACGTGCGGCCGCTGCCCGGCAGCCTCATCAACATCTTCCGGGAGATGAACACCGACCTGGGGCTTCCCCAGCCCTCCAACGGCGATCTGACGCCGTGGACGCGCCAGGGCGTCCTGCTGCTCAACAGGGCGCTCACCACCGCCCCGCGCAAGCCGGGCGCCCACCGCGACAAGGGCTGGGAGGCCGTCACCGAGCAGGCGATACGCGCGCTGGCCGGACGCGGCAAGCCGCTGGTCTCCATCCTCTGGGGCCGGGACGCCCGCAACCTCCGCCCGCTGCTGGGGCAGTTGCCCTCGGTGGAGTCGGCGCACCCCTCGCCGATGTCCGCCGACCGCGGCTTCTTCGGTTCCCGTCCCTTCAGCCGGGCCAACGACCTGCTGGTCGGCCAGGGCGGACAGCCGGTGGACTGGCGCCTGCCGTGA